The region CGTCGACAGCCGGTGCCCGGCGACGTTGATGACGTCGTCCGTGCGACCCATCACGAACACGTAGCCGTCCTCGTCGAGGTGCCCGCCGTCCCCGGTGAGGTAGTAGCCCTCGAACGCGGACATGTAGGACTTGAGGAACCGCTCGTCGTCGTTCCACAGTGTCGGGAAGGCCCCCGGCGGCAGCGGCAGCTTCGCCACGATCGCCCCGTCCGTGCCCGCCGGGACCGGCTTGCCGTCGCCGTCGAGGACCTGGATGTCCCAACCCGGCAACGGGCGCGTCGGCGACCCCGGCTTGACCGGGAGCAGCTCGATCCCGGCCGGGTTCGCCACGATCGGCCACCCCGTCTCGGTCTGCCACCAGTGGTCGATCACCGGGATGTCCAGCAGCTTCGAGGCCCACCGGTAGGTCTCCGGGTCGAGCCGTTCCCCGGCGAGGAAGAGGTACTTCAGCCCCGACAGGTCGTACTTCCTCGCGAACTCACCGTCGGGGTCCTCCTTCTTCAGCGCCCGGAACGCCGTCGGCGCGGTGAACATCGACCGCACGCCGCACTCGCTCATGACCCGCCAGAACTGGCCCGCGTCCGGCGTGCCGACCGGCTTGCCCTCGTAGAGCACGGTCGTCGCCCCGGCGAGCAGGGGCGCGTAGACGATGTAGGAGTGCCCGACCACCCACCCGACGTCGGACGCGGTGAAGATCGTCTGACCGGGGCCGACGTCGTAGACGTTCGGCATCGACCAGGCCAGCGCGACCGCGTAGCCAGCGGAGTCCCGGACCACGCCCTTCGGCTTCCCGGTCGTCCCGGAGGTGTAGAGGACGTAGAGCGGATCGGTCGCCCTGACCGGCACCGGATCCGCCGGCGCCGCCTCGGCCACCGCGGACGCCCAGTCCACGTCGTCCTCGCCCATCGCGGCCTCGGCCTGCGGGCGCTGCAGGATCACCCGCTTCGCGGGCTTGTGGGCGGCGAGCTCGATCGCCTTGTCCAGCAACGGCTTGTACTCGATGATCCGCTTGCCCTCGATCCCGCACGACGCGGACACGATCACCGTGGGCTGCGCGTCGTCGATCCGGACCGCGAGCTCCTTCGCGGCGAACCCGCCGAACACCACCGAGTGCACCGCGCCCAACCGCGCGCAGGCCAGCATCGCGATCGCCGCCTCGGGGACCATCGGCATGTAGACGACCACCCGGTCGCCCTTGCTCACCCCGAGAGCGCGCAGCACCCCGGCGAACGCCGCGACCTCGTCGCGGAGCTGGGCGTAGGTGTAGGTGCGCTTGGTGTCGGTGACCGGGGAGTCGTAGACCAGTGCCGTCCGGTCCCCGTTCCCGGCCTCGACATGGCGGTCCAGCGCGTTGTACGCGACGTTCAGCTCACCGTCCGGAAACCACCGGTAGAACGGCGGGTTCGACTCGTCCAGCGCCTGCGTCGGCGGCGTCGCCCAGTCGATCGCCCCGGCCGCATCCAGCCAGAACCTCTCCCGGTCCTCCACGCTCGACCGGAAGATCTCCTCGTACGAGCCCACGTGCGGCCTCCCTC is a window of Pseudonocardia sp. T1-2H DNA encoding:
- a CDS encoding propionyl-CoA synthetase, coding for MGSYEEIFRSSVEDRERFWLDAAGAIDWATPPTQALDESNPPFYRWFPDGELNVAYNALDRHVEAGNGDRTALVYDSPVTDTKRTYTYAQLRDEVAAFAGVLRALGVSKGDRVVVYMPMVPEAAIAMLACARLGAVHSVVFGGFAAKELAVRIDDAQPTVIVSASCGIEGKRIIEYKPLLDKAIELAAHKPAKRVILQRPQAEAAMGEDDVDWASAVAEAAPADPVPVRATDPLYVLYTSGTTGKPKGVVRDSAGYAVALAWSMPNVYDVGPGQTIFTASDVGWVVGHSYIVYAPLLAGATTVLYEGKPVGTPDAGQFWRVMSECGVRSMFTAPTAFRALKKEDPDGEFARKYDLSGLKYLFLAGERLDPETYRWASKLLDIPVIDHWWQTETGWPIVANPAGIELLPVKPGSPTRPLPGWDIQVLDGDGKPVPAGTDGAIVAKLPLPPGAFPTLWNDDERFLKSYMSAFEGYYLTGDGGHLDEDGYVFVMGRTDDVINVAGHRLSTGGMEEVLASHPDVAECAVIGVTDQMKGQIPRGFVVLKAGVDTSAERYEEKLRGELVAMVRDQVGAVASLKDVAIVDGLPKTRSGKILRKTMRGIADGTDESVPSTIDDASVLDTLRPVLRKE